Below is a genomic region from Henckelia pumila isolate YLH828 chromosome 3, ASM3356847v2, whole genome shotgun sequence.
CTCGACAATTGAATATGTAGTTATAACAAAATCATACTCAGAGAATTGATAAAGTGTTTTTGCTCTTTTAGCACCGTGATAGACAAGAACCTTGGTGCTTCCTTCGGCAGTGAACCGATCAATCTCACTAACCCATTGCATCACTGCAACAAGGGGGCAAATAACCAAAGTGCCTTTTATTCCTGGTAACTTTTTTGAGAAGCAATCTGAAGATGAGGATAATTCATCCCCATGAATTTCCCTAAGGATCTTCCTTTTGGCAAGAACAAGAGCAATTGCCTGAACAGTCTTGCCCATCCCCATCTCATCTGCAAGGATGCCTCCCCTGACAGCTGACTCTTCTTGCTTCAAGGCCCAGGCTAACCACTCTTTCTGATACCTCAGCAACGGTATTATCAAATCATCTGGAGGCTCAACAATCTCTGTTGCCATCTCATTCTGATTGATCAAGTCCATATCTTTGGCCAAATTTTCATGAGTCCAAAGATCGTTCTCTTGCTCCAATACTTCCCACATCAATACAGGTCTATCCTTCTTCTTCTTACTCTTCTTCTTTCTCCCATTTTTGTTTTCTAATGCACAGGTAACACCATATTCCACAGCGCTGTTGCCTGCTTCTGTCTCCATATTTCCACTCGGCTCCATCTCCACGTCCACAATCTTCGGTTTCTTGCGACTACGTTCCTTTTTGTTCTGCCAGGAATCCCTCTTTCTGATTTTATTTACTTCATGCAGAAGTTCATCATCGCTAATTTCAGTTGAAAGTTCTAAAGAATGATTCAGGTCAAAAATATCTCCCGCTCTAATCTCTTCGGGCATATTCAACAAATATGCACCTAAAATTATCACAAGAAAGATAATAATAAACATCATctgaaatgaaataaaatttgaacAAAATGAGGGAGGGGAGAGATTATCGAGTATAAATAAAGCCTCTTCTATACACTGACAATTAGCAATAGAAAGAACACCTACAACCATTGAAAAAATCAATGTATAGGGAATGCAGCAACAAGATGGTAGTCAACTCCAAAACAAGCTTTAAAACAACAGATAAGAGGTTCTTGATGTTGGATAAAAAACAAGTGTCAAATTAAGTATGCAGCCTATTCCTATCTAAGCAAACATCAATAATCAATAACAAAGAAGTGCATAGAAACATGATTTCATGTTAATATTTTGTTGCTGAAAATGCTGCCCCCATACAGAAATATCACTCATTCAAGTGCATCTTTtttaaaacatacccttttgcCCAGTGACATATTAAACAACGAGGCAATAAAGTTTAGCAAGATCCCCTTAGGGAATACTGAATTTTCGTAACAATGCAGAGTCTtgaatgatttttctaaaaCTACGACTTCAATTTTCAAATGACGGAAAgttcacaaataaaacaagcTCCAATCCTGGAGAAAAGTAAAATTTCAAAGCTTACAAATGCACATTGTAGACTAACAGTGCAGGAATAACAATTTGGTTCACCCATTTTCTTTCTAAACCAAAAAACAATTTCCATGAGCAGTCTCATAGTAACAATCTAGCTTGGCAAGAACAACAATGAACAATCCAAAATCAAGCACACACATCAAACCCAGACTATATATACACAATATTAGATGAACAAATCACTTAAATAAACAACCATTAAAAAGTAAAAACATTTAAACAAGTTTCCTCTGACGCCCAAATTACACAGGATCCAAAAACCATGGCTAAAACTAAAAATACACACATCCAATCATGAATTATATACCTTCATCACTTGATGCGCTATAATCCGAATCCAACAGAATTGGCCCACCGCTTTCCTCGCCAGAGCTCTCTTGGTACGTAACCTTTGCTTTACCTACTTTCACTAGCACTTGTGATCAACGGTCACACAAATTGCTAAATCACACACTCAAACGTAACTGAATCGACATATCTATGTACGTTATGAAAAATGATATACACAGGTGGCATTTTATTGGCGAAAATTTCAGTAGTTTACGCACAACTTTGAATTTCTCAAAattaatagtatatatatatatatatatatatatatatatatatatatatatgaaaacaaGAAAACACCGTACCTTTAGAAGAGGAAGAGCCTCCGTTCTGAGATCGAAGCTTCATTGGTGATATCAAAAAATGAAATCGAGAATTCAGCGGTTAGGGTTCTAACAGTTTATGACAGACGATTCGTTTGTTATATACAACTACCACACGATAGCAGAAAAGAGAAAATTGGAGCATATTAGAACTGGAGGGAGAGGAGGGATGAAATTGTCATTTCGCCGCATGTTTCCTCTGAGGCTTCTCTCGTACTCTTCCTTCACTCCCCTGAAATTCACAATTCTACCTATCAATTAATTTAatagaaagtttattttatggtAGTTTTTTAGGGGAAATAAATCcccaatcaaaatcaaaactttAAAATTAGTCCTCTTGTCATAACTTTTTATTCTGTACTCCCTATTAACCCAAAAAGTTTAATTATACTCCCTGTTTCATGTTTTATCtcattttcccttttaattctattttttttaattttcttttcccatttattattattattatctcctACCTTCACTTTAGTTTTTCCCCCAATTTCACGCCTCATGTGAATCCCTAGCCAACCCCACCGATTTCCATCGCCTCTCTTCCCTCCCAATTTCTACGACGTCCAGTGAAGAAAACTAAATCTTGTGCCACCAATTTTCTCATCTTCTAGTCAACATCAAAAATCCACCGGCAGTAGGAACCCACCAATTTGTGACACCTACGGGAAACGATAGAAAGCAGGCGACAAGGGACAACGATTGGAAGCAAAGAAGCGAGGAAAGTGAGTTTCTTGTTATCTACTTGTTCGATTTGTTCCATATCTTATGAGATTTGTGCTTAATTTGTTTAATCAGTGTTTCACTTCAAATCCTCTCATTTTTCTGAATCGTGGTCACCAATTTCGAGCTGATAATTTGGTGATGATTTGTTTCTTTACTTGTTGGGAATCTGTTGGCTTAATAATTTTATCTTATTAGCGACACCCACTATCTTTTGATCAATTAATCGATGATTCTTACtcgtatgttttttttatttccgAGGCATTgtaatggttttttttttgtttttggagTTTTGTTGACTTCTAGGTTTATTGGTTTGGTGGGTACTTAATTTTCCTTGTTTTTAATTACCAATCAGTAAATTCTATTTGTATTAGTgttcaaaataattatttgatgCAGCAATTATCTTTCTCATCAGGACTTTGAATTCGTTGAGTTGAAAGAAGATAATTTTATTCTTGTTTACtaagattttgttttttttatcatgtatATTGAGGTATagttattgatttttatttaattttttaatcgtTCATTTGACTAATATTTCTGCTTAATTTCTTGTAGGAATGGAATCTGCATCTGGATCCTctaatttttcatttttgggtaGTTGCGATTATAAAGATGACCTTTATATGATTTCAATCTATAATGGCTTCAGTCTAATGGAGTTGTTTCTGAATTTTGGAAGAAAATGTAAGGAGATTACTCCACAAACTATGACATTGCAGTATATAGCCCCTCATCAGAAAAAATATGTTACATTGAACGAAGATGATGACGTCCGTATTATGACTCATCTTCACACATCTATGAAACTTACAATAATTAACATGAGGGCTGTGGAAAAAGACGAAATGAGATCTTACAATTCCACGAGGTAAAAACCCCTGCCTTGATTTTTTGTTTTCCATATAAATTTGGTTGatgtttataaatatttatttaatttttttattggtaAGTCATTTGCAGCGTGCAACTACTAATACTATATTGTTTATTGATATCTcattttttgtcatattatgTTTAGTGCTTTTGCGAATCTAGATCTTATGTAAGAAGTAAGTTATATTTTTCAAATCATTAGAGTTTTGAACTATTAACTAGAATATGAGTATTTTATTCTCCCTTTTTTTATTTGTGTTATGTTAATAATTTACTTCAATTTAAAAAATGGGAggttaataaaaatttttattactTAAAATAGGTTTGGATCTGAAGATGACACGTTCACTAATAACGATGATCATCTTCAAGTGGGTTTGTTAAGAAATTCTATAGACGTTTGGAGTAATTGCATTCGAGGAGTGGGTCAGATATTCAAGGATGTTGCAGAATTTCGAGTATATGCCAAGAAGTATGCAGTTGCTACGAGACGGTCTTTTTTGTATAAAAAGAATGATAAAGAGAAGGTTATTCTTGAATGTAGCGCAAATGAATGCTCTTGGAGAATTTATGCTTCAAGACACAAAGCTGACAATCTCTTTGGAATTAGAAAATGTAATCTAACACATACATGTGGAGATGACAATCTTCGTAGTAGAGGACATCCTAGAGCTGATGCTGCATGGGTTTCCAATGTTGTGATGGAGAGATTGAGAGGAGAACCGTTTTATCGACCATGTATGATGTTGAAAGATATACAAAGAGATTATGGGGTCGATCTCAATTACCACAAGGTTTGGAGAGGGAAAAAAATGTATTTGCGTGACATTCATGGTGTAGAGGATGAATCTTATGACAAACTAAGATGGTATTGCAATGCTATCAAAGTAACTAATCCGGGAAGTATTGTTGAGTGTGAAATTGACCTTCTTAGTAATAAATTTAAACGGTTATTCATTTGTTTCAATGCATGTGCAACTGGTTTTATCAGTGGATGTAGACCCTTGATTTTCTTGGATGGCActcacataaaaaataaatacaaggGAAATATTTTGGTTGCCGTTGCAAAGGATGCTAACGATGATCTTTTTACGTTAGCATATGCAGTTGTGGATTTTGAAAATGATGATAATTGGGGATGGTTTTGTTTCCATCTCAAAGGTGTTCTAGTTTACATCACTGTATGGTATTCGATCAGTTTACCTTTTTCTCCGATAGGCATCCCGGGATAATCAAGGCAGTTGAGTTAATATTCCCATGCAGTCATCATGCATATTGTCTGCGGTATTTGGTGGATAATTTCGTGAAACAGGTTTGTATATGTGCACTAGTTTTAGCATTTCAGTATATGTGcactatttatatattttgttttggTTATTTGAATGTAGGTCATGCGAAGATACCCACTCCACAACAAAAAACACTGGTCATCTATTTTCAAGAAAGCTACGTATGCCCCATCAAAGCAAGAGTTTGAAGAACATATTAACAATATAATAACATCGATGCCACTTGCTAGAGAGTTTATAGTCAATTCATGTCCCGAAAGTTGGGCAAATGCATGGTTTCCAGGAAAGCGTTGGGGTGTGATAAATAATAACATGGCCGAGTGTTGGAATAATTGGGTGAAACCAGCCCGATCTCTCCCTATTGTGGCCATGGTAGACCATATTCGCATTCAAATTATGGAAATGATGCAAGAACGACGTGAAGCGACAATGGTGATGATTAAAAGATTGAGTCCATCAAAGGAGAATTTTCTTGCAAAGACATATGCCCAATCTCGCAGCTTGAAAGTGCGTAAAGCAAGTGGCTTGAGTTTTGAGGTTGTGGACGGGGATAAATCATTTGTTGTTGATTTGTCTGCTATGACTTGTTCGTGCAGAGGTTGGCAGATTAATAGTCTTCCATGCAAGCATGCATGTGCCGCAATAGAATCAAAATCATTGtctttatatgatttttgcGACAAATACTTTAAGATAGAGTTCTATCGTAAAGCATATAGAGGAATCTTAAATCCTATCCCTACATTTGAGATGCATGAGTCCAATCTTAGTCAATCGTTTGTAATCAATCCTTCCGATGTTCGAAGCCAACCTGGCCGAAGAAGAACTCAAAGAATACCATCGCAAGTCATAGTACGTGTGTCAAATTGTGGTCGATGTCGCAAGAAAGGCCACAACCGCCGCAGCTGCAAAGAACCCATTAACTAGTTTTTGCTTTATGGTTTGTTAACTTAATTGTTAGCTATTTGACTTACCAGTAAAAATCATACAATTATATATTAGTGTCATGCAAGATTATCattgttatgaaaaaaatactAATACATTTTCTAATTTACAGGAAGAGAAGGATGGAAGAACGAAGAATTTGCGACAATATGCTTAAAAGATGTCCATGATCCTGCAAAAGTATTAGTGGTGCATCGTTCCCTTGACATTCTCGTTCTTTTATCATGTTTTGTTCAACTAGAGAGTCATATGTTTTTTTGTGGGATTGACGAATTTAGACTTTATTTTTGCAAAAGAATATTAGATATAATTTCTGTTGATGTATGAATTTTCATGTTTTGGACTTATGGAACTAACTATGTATGGTATGGTATTGCCGAAATTTAAGTGAAAGTGTACCACCATATGTTTACTGTACCACAAATTAGCTTACGTTGTACCGTGTCTTATTTTAAAGTATACCACGTAATATATGATATAGTACCACAAATTCATGTGGAGTTTTTACCACCTTAACTTAAAAGAGTATGACATCCTTGTGTTTATTGTACAACATATCATTCTTTCTTTGTACTGTATGTTATGTTAAAGTGTACCACTTAATGTATGATATAGTACAATAAATTCATATGGAACCGTATCTTATTTTGAGTATATGTAGAATTGTGCAGATTATTGGAACATTGTTAATAGAAATGGTATGGTAGCATATGTTTTGGACTTATAGAACTATGTATGATATGGTATTTCCGAAATTTAAGTGAAAGTGTACCACATCCATATGTTTACTGTACCACAAATTAGCTTACATTGTACCGTATCTTATTTTAAAGTATACCACATAATATATGATATAGTACCACAAATTCATGTGAAGTTTTTACCACCTTACCTTACATGATACCAAGATGCTATCAAATAACAATATAATCAGTACatgtattaaataaaaatgtcatGTAATCATATCAAATAAGATAATATAGACTAAGTTGTAGTTTCTCCATTTGTTACAATTTAACAAGTTATCAATGACTATTTTATCACTTAATCATGtgatatatttcaaaaattcaaatatttttatcatttagtATTCTTTTCCAACGAGAGCGCTAGAAATTATGCGCGTGCAAATTATTGGAACATTGTTAATAGAAATGGTATGGTAGCATATGTTTTGGACTTATAGAACTATGTATGATATGGTATTTCCGAAATTTAAGTGAAAGTGTACCACATCCATATGTTTACTGTACCACAAATTAGCTTACGTTGTACCgtatattattttaaagtatACCACGTAATATATGATATAGTACCATGAATGCATGTGGAGTTTTTACCACCTTAACTTAAAAGAGTATGACATCCTTGTGTTTATTGTACCACATATCATTCTTTCTTTGTACTGTATGTTATGTTAATGTGTACCACTTAATGTATGATATAGTACAATAAATTCATATGGAACCATATCTTATTTTGAGTATATGTAGAAATGTGCAAATTATTGGAACATTGTTAATAGAAATGGTATGGTAGCATATGTTTTGGACTTATAGAACTATGTATGATATGGTATTTCCGAAATTTAAGTGAAAGTGTACAACATCCATATGTTTACTGTACCACAAATTAGTTTACATTGTACCGTATCTTATTTTAAAGTATACcacataatatataatatagtaCCACAAATTCATGTGGAGTTTTTACCACCTTACCTTACATGATACCAAGATGCTATCAAATAACAATATAATCAGtacatatattaaataaaaatgtcacGTAATAATATCAAATAAGATAATATAGACTAAGTTGTAGTTTCTCCATTTGTTACAATTTAACAAGTTATCAATGACTATTTTATCACTTAATCATGtgatatatttcaaaaattcaaatatttttatcatttagtATTCTTTTCCAACGAGAGCGCTAGAAATTATGCGCGTGCAAATTATTGGAACATTGTTAATAGAAATGATATGGTAGCATATGTTTTGGACTTATAGAACTATGTATGATATGGTATTTCCGAAATTTAAGTGAAAGTGTACCACATCCATATGTTTACTGTACCACAAATTAGCTTACATTGTACTGTATCTTATTTTAAAGTATACCACATAATATATGATATAGTACCACAAATTCATGTGGAGTTTTTACCACCTTACCTTACATGATACCAAGATGCTATCAAATAACAATATAATCAGTACatgtattaaataaaaatgtcacGTAATCATATCAAATAAGATAATATAGACTAAGTTGTAGTTTCTCCATTTGTTACAATTTAACAAGTTATCAATGACTATTTTATCACTTAATCATGtgatatatttcaaaaattcaaatatttttatcatttagtATTCTTTTCCAAAGAGAGCGCTAGAAATTATGCGCGTGAAAATTATTGGAACATTGTTAATAGAAATGGTATGGTAGCATATGTTTTGGACTTATAGAACTATGTATGATATGGTATTTCCGAAATTTAAGTGAAAGTGTACCACATCCATATGTTTACTGTACCACAAATTAGCTTACGTTTTACCGTATCTTATTTTAACGTATACCACGTAATATATGATATAGTACCACAAATTCATGTGGAGTTTTTACCACCTTAACTTAAAAGAGTATGACATCCTTGTGTTTATTGTACCACATATCATTATTTCTTTGTACTGTATGTTATGTTAAAGTGTACCACTTAATGTATGATATAGTACACTAAATTCATATGGAACCGTATCTTATTTTGATTATATGTAGAAATGTGCAAATTATTGGAACATTGTTAATAGAAATGGTATGGTAGCATATGTTTTGGACTTATAGAACTATGTATCATATGGTATTTCCAAAATTTAAGTGAAAGTGTACCACATCCATATGTTTAATGTACCACAAACTAGCTTACGTTGTACTGTATCGTATTTTAAAGTATACGACATAATATATTGATGCGTGGTTAAAAACGCAGTACCATTTGTATTGATACGTAGTAGGTTTActtgaaaataaagtataataatctCTTAATATGGTATGAAAatctgttaaatttggtacatcttcatACATGTTTTATATTGTGTTGTTGGTGCGTGGTCAAAAACACAGTATCATTTGTATTGATAAGTAGTACATGTTGTTGAATAggaagtataataacgtctaattgtggtatgagagtttgttatatttggtacatctttcatacatgttttacattttggtgttggtgcgtggttCAGAAACGCAGTAACATTTGTATCAATACGTAGTATGTTTACTTGAAAATTAAGTATAATAACCTCTTATTCTGGTATGAGAATCTGTTAAttttggtacatctttcatgcatattttatattgtggtgttggtgcgtgatcAGAAACGCAATACCATTTGCttaaaaatgaagtataataaagCCTAATTGTTGTATGAGAACATCAATTTTACCAAAATTAAACATCcattcaatcaaaatcaaacaTCCAACTTCAACAACATAGTTATAAATAGAAATTAAACATCAATTCTACCAAATTACAATACCAACTTCATCCACAAAATTATCCATCCGATCAAAGTATAGTACAGAATACACCAACACAATTGTTCActtaattttcattttcattagTTCTTCCCCATCAAACATATTCGTCTTTTAGGATGGTTGCGACAACGTGTGCCCTTATACCGTCTATGTTGCATTCACTCCGATTACTCCATGTAAAAGGGTCATCACGAGCATAGCACTCTGCCCATAGGCAAGTAAACACACCACAATCTGGATTAGGCCCTTGGGCTCTACACTTTGGAAATCCCACGTTGAAATTGGAAAGATCAATATCCTTGAAAATCCTCAAGTATCCTAATAGAAATTCAACCTGGACTAAAACGAATTATTGTAATATTAAAACTAATTGCATCACATAATAAGGAAGGTAAAATAATGCATTACTTACAAACTGCCTCGCACTTGTCCTGTCATATGGACTGTCTATTGAGTTCCTCACCACAAATTCCTTTTTTGTATAATTCCACACAAGCAAAAACCAGTGAGATCTCACACCAATAGGAAATAAGACATATATGCATATCTCCATTACTTCCTTTTCTAGATCGTGTAGCTTCACCACAGTACTGTTTGTACACTTGGAGAGGAAGTCCACATATTGATGATCCTCAAGTGATTTGTTATTGTAGTGCTTACCAAGTATATGTAATACATCACGCtacgaaaatatttaaattgtcaACAATCAATTTTTATGGTGCTTAAGTACTTAAATAAAAGAACACTAGATGAAATATAATTAACTAAAAAGATAGCTCATAATAACCTGAACCCAAGGTTGAACCGCATAAATGGGGAGATCATGGTTATTGGAGCAACACAGAATTTTCAGGTAGCACTCTATTATCTCTCCTCGTACATCTTTTCCAAATAACATATCACATAATTGAGGTCCTTCCACTGATAGGTACGAGTCATTCCACATCATGCAACTGTGCAAAAGAAATCAGTGCACTAATTAAAATAACAATGTAATAAACATGAAGACTTACTCTAATTTTTCTCTTGATAGGAAAGAACAAATGACATTTTTCTCCGATTCAGTCACAAAATTATGTCCACGAAAATCTGTCCGATCCTTGTATAATTGCAAAGGATCCTTAACGACCTGTCCAACGTCCAACGTGACCTGCTCAACAATACGATCAAGATCTATGTGGTagtcatcctaatgaaacacataacaattaaaacataaacaaTATAAGTCGTATatcaaataaagaaaaataaacaACTATAGGTAATATATTACAACTAACCTCTGTCATACTACCAACCAAACTACTGGATTTCTCTCTCAATCGTTTTGAAGTTCTTATTGGTACATTCATCAAACTCTCTTTGTTTTTCCTGCTAGCGCGCTCTACTTTCTTTCTCATGTTTGTGATCTTCTTCGGATCAAACCCACTTGCAGCATCGCTCTCGTCAACCAGCAACTTTGAAACATGGTCATCAATATTTTGGCCGGAGGCTTCTTCATCGTCCTTCAAGGTCATTTTACTAGAATCCACATTCAGATCATCAACTATATTCTCAATTTCCTTCTCAATTTCATATTCTATTTCCATTTTCTCACCTTCCGTCTCCTCTAACTTACCAACTCCACCATCCATTTCATCCGCAGCATCATTCACATCTTCATGATTTATTGGAACTTGTGTCTCAATCTGCACACTATATAAGTCATTGAAATTACCATCAAGATCCTTACCAAAAGAATTTTTATGACCACTACTTTTTCCAGCAACATTCTTCGAACCATATTTGCGTTTCAACTTCTCAATCTCAGATGACTGTTCCCTAAAAATCTTCTCCAAACGA
It encodes:
- the LOC140890051 gene encoding uncharacterized protein, which encodes MESASGSSNFSFLGSCDYKDDLYMISIYNGFSLMELFLNFGRKCKEITPQTMTLQYIAPHQKKYVTLNEDDDVRIMTHLHTSMKLTIINMRAVEKDEMRSYNSTRFGSEDDTFTNNDDHLQVGLLRNSIDVWSNCIRGVGQIFKDVAEFRVYAKKYAVATRRSFLYKKNDKEKVILECSANECSWRIYASRHKADNLFGIRKCNLTHTCGDDNLRSRGHPRADAAWVSNVVMERLRGEPFYRPCMMLKDIQRDYGVDLNYHKVWRGKKMYLRDIHGVEDESYDKLRWYCNAIKVTNPGSIVECEIDLLSNKFKRLFICFNACATGFISGCRPLIFLDGTHIKNKYKGNILVAVAKDANDDLFTLAYAVVDFENDDNWGWFCFHLKGVLVYITVMRRYPLHNKKHWSSIFKKATYAPSKQEFEEHINNIITSMPLAREFIVNSCPESWANAWFPGKRWGVINNNMAECWNNWVKPARSLPIVAMVDHIRIQIMEMMQERREATMVMIKRLSPSKENFLAKTYAQSRSLKVRKASGLSFEVVDGDKSFVVDLSAMTCSCRGWQINSLPCKHACAAIESKSLSLYDFCDKYFKIEFYRKAYRGILNPIPTFEMHESNLSQSFVINPSDVRSQPGRRRTQRIPSQVIVRVSNCGRCRKKGHNRRSCKEPIN